The nucleotide sequence GCCCTGGACATCCAGGCGCTGCTGACACGCGCCCCCGCCTCGCTGTCGTCGTCCTCACCGGCGGCGCCCCGGAGTTGCACGCCCTGCTGGACGAGGCACTTGCCAGCCACGCCCCCGTGGCGCGCAACCCCGTGCGCCTGGTGGACTACTGGCACCTCATGGAGAAGCTCGGCGCGCCCCCCTACAGGGCCTGTCCCGCTCCCGGCAAAGCCCTCGAACAGGGCCCCGCCCTCCCCCACGCCCGGATGCCCCACGGCCAGGCTCGCGCGCACCGATCCCCCGGCCCGGCCCCCCCCGGGAGCAGGGCCCCCGTACCCGGGGGATGCGCCAACCCCCGAAAGGCGTTGAAGAATTCAGGTGGTCTGGCCCCTGCCGCCCTTCGCGGTGGGGCCCGCCGGCCCTTCTCTTCACTGTTCGACGGCCCGGATGCGGTCCACCGTCGCATCCCGCCCTCCCCTGTTATAAAGCGCCCCCATGCTCGAGACCGTCACCAAGGGCTTCCGCGCCGCCAAGAACCGCCTCGCCGGCAAGAGCGAGCTCACCCCGGAGCTGGTCGACGAGTCGCTCCGGGATATCCGCGTCTCCCTCCTCGAGGCCGACGTGGCCTTCGACGTGGTGAAGAAGTTCGTCGCCCGCGTCCGCGAGAAGGCCGTGGGTGAGCTGGTGCAGACGACCGTCACCGACAAGGCTGGCCAGAAACGCAAGGTCAGCCCGATGGACCACTTCATCAAGGTGTGCCACGACGAGCTGGAGTCCCTGATGGGACCGGTGGACACCAGCCTCCAGCTCAAGCCCAAGGGCCAGCTGTCCGGCATCATGATGGTGGGCCTCCAGGGCTCCGGTAAGACGACCACGACCGGCAAGCTCGCCAACCGGCTCCTCCAGCAGGGGCGCAAGCCGCTGCTCGTCGCCGCGGACATCTACCGCCCCGCCGCCGTGGACCAGCTGAAGGTCCTCGGTGAGCGGCTCAAGGTCCCCGTCTACCACGAGCCCGGCATCCAGCCGCCCGAGCTGGCCAGGCGGGGCTACGCCGCCGCGCGCGAGCTGAAGTGCGACGTGGTGCTCATCGACACCGCCGGCCGGCTCGCCATCGACGAGACGCTGATGACGGAGCTGGAGGCCATCAAGGCCACCGTCCAGCCCGACAACATCCTCCTGGTGTGCGACGCGATGATTGGCCAGGACGCCGTGCGCACCGCGGCCGAGTTCGACCGGCGCCTGACGCTGGACGGCTTCATCCTCACCAAGCTGGACGGTGACGCCCGTGGCGGCGCGGCGCTCTCCATCAAGGAAGTCACCGGCAAGCCCATCAAGTTCCTCGGCATGGGCGAGTCGATGGACAAGCTGGAGGAGTTCCGTCCGGACGGCCTCGCGGGCCGCATCCTCGGGTTCGGCGACATCGTCGGCCTGATGAAGGACTTCGAGAAGGTCGTCGACGAGAAGAAGGCCGAGGAGGACGCGAAGAAGCTCCTGTCCGGCCAGTTCTCGATGAAGGACTTCGTCGAGCAGATCCGCATGGTCCGGAAGATGGGCCCGCTGAAGGACCTGCTGGAGAAATTCCCGCTCTTCGGTGACCTCACCGAGCACCTCAACCCGGACGAGAAGGAGCTCACGAAAATCGAGGCGATGTACGACTCGATGACGCAGAAGGAGCGCCTGCGCCCAGACATCATCAACAACAGCCGCATCGGCCGCATCGCCAAGGGCAGCGGCCGGAAGGTCGAGGAGGTGCGCGAGCTCCTCCAGAAGTTCGGGATGATGCAGCAGGTGATGGGCACCATCGGCCAGAACCCGGGCCTCCTGGGCCGCATCCCCGGCTTCAAGCAACTGGGTCAGTTGTCGCAGATGAAGAACATGGACCTGTCCAGCATGTTCGGCGGCGACCCGAAGATGATGGAGAAGATGATGGGCGGCGGGATGCCCGGCATGGGCATGCCCATGCAGATGCCCCAGGTGGCCCCCGGCTACACCCCGCCCATGGGCCAGGCCGCCATGGCCAAGGCCCGCCTCATGGGCTACGCCCCTCCTTCCGCCGCCGGCAAGCCGGAGGACCGCGACGCCATCAAGGAGCGCCGCAAGCGGGAGAAGGAGAACAAGAAGAAGAACCGCAAGAAGCGGTAGGCGACAGGCTTCACGTCCCCGCGGCATCCAACGCCCGCGTCCCGAGGTGCTCTTGGGACTGCGGGCGTTCGTGTTTGTGGGGTTTGGGCAGCGGCGCGTCCCGGGGTCTGGACGCAGGTCCAGGGGACGGGATGGTGGGGGGAGTAGCTCTGGAGGAGCGGTCCATGCGAGAGGGCCGGCCCGTCTCATGAGATGAGGCGTGGAATGCCTCTTGCGATGCGCCCCGGTATGCCCAGACCCCCGTTGATTCTTCCCTTGCTGCTCCTCCTTGGCTCACTTGCCGCCTGTGTCGACATTCCGGAGGTGGTCACACCTCCGGAGACTCCGGACTCAGGCACTGAGCCGCTACCCGATGCGGGAGGGAGACCGGATGCGGGCCCTCTACCCGATGCCGGCCCGGTGGATACCGTTCGCCCCGTGTTGCTGAACACCTCGCCCATGGGTGGCGCCACCGAGGTTCCCACCGGTACGCCGCTCGTCCTCACCTTCTCCGAGGCCATGGACACTGCGTCCATCGAAGTGACCCTCCAGCCCGCCGTGACACTGAGGGCGCCGACCTGGAATCAGCAGGGTTCGGTGCTGACACTCCAGCATGAGGCGGAGCTGGCTGAGAACACCCCGTATACGATGACCGTGGACGGTGAAGACAAGGCGGGCAACCCGCTGACGGGAGCACGTACCTTCTCGTTCACCACCACGGGGCCTGCCCCAGACACCACCCCGCCGACGGTGCTGGCCACGAGCCCGGTTCAATCGTCCATCGGCAATGCCCGGAACGCGCTCCTGGAGGTCGTGTTCTCCGAGCCCATGAACAAGTCTGCCGCCGAGGCGGCGTTCTCCATCACATCGCCCGCGGGGTTCAACTCCGGGAGCTTCTCGTGGAACAGCGCGGCCACCGTGATGACGTACTCAGTGCCCGCGAGCTTCTCCCATGGAGCGCAGGTGACATGGCAGGTATCTACCGGCGCCAGGGACGAAGCCGACAACGCACTGGCGGAGACGATGACGCGCGGGTTTCGCGTGGTCCGTCAGGGCTCCCTTACCGTTAACTTCGACCCGGCAACGAGTGGCTCTGTGGCGGCTCCGAACTACTTTCGGCAAACCATCGTGTATAACTTCGAAATGCTGGGTGACAGCGAAGGCACCAATGCTGCTTACAGGCTGTTTCTAGGGTTCAAGCTCGACGGTCTCCCAGAAGACCTGACACAGATTTCCCATGCTTCCCTCAGTTGGTGGGTAAGCCACCGGCAGGGCACTCCATTTGAGAATCTCGGGCAGCTTTGGTTGGAGCCTGTCGACGTCGGCGAGCAGCTCGAGCTGTCAATTGATGAGCCCAACCCACAACTCGTCGCGGACTATCATGCGGTGCCGCTCGTTGCTGGCACTGAGGTCCTCCAAACTGCCCTCGGAAGCCCTGGCATCTTCAATGTCACATCATCGGTCGTGAACGACTGGGTAAACCGCAGTGCCCGCGGCAAGAGAACCCAGTATCGGCTTCGCTTCGGGCAAGGCACCGACAACGATGGAGTGCGAGACGTGCTGATCTCCGACGCCGAGTTCCATCCCAAATTGGCAGAGTTGCAGGTCTCCTACGAGTACCCGTAGAGCGCTGCAACTGGCGCCTGACCTGAGCGCGCCGCAATCGAGCCTGCGGCGCGCGCATCTCAACCTTGCCGCTTCGGTACCACGAGCCCCTGGCTGAGCCGCTTCAGCACGCGCTGTTTCTGGCGGCGTTTGTAGGCCTCGTGAGCGTTCTCTCCCAGTTCGTTGAGGCGAGCAGTCTCCTCATCAACGATCTGGAACTCCACCAGCGAAATCACGATGCGGCCCTTGCGTGGACGCGTGTCCTGCTCCGGCGGAGGCAGGTACGCATCCATGCGCACAGGGATGTCCACCACGAAGTTGAGTGCCCGGTAGGTGTTCCCGGAAAAGGCATTTCCGTTGCGGTCCTCCCGGTCCTCGTAGTCGCGGTCCAGATGGAGCTGGGACGTGTGCGCTTCGAAGTGGGGGTTCTCCGCCAGCACCGCCTTGAACGGCAGCAGCGTGTTCTCTGTCTGTCCTGGAACCACTAGGTGGAAGGGGAAGAGCCGCTGGGTCAGGTAGTAGAGCACCGGCAGCAGGTCCTCCCTCGTCCGCGTCACCACGCGGAAGCGGGTCCGGTCGTACACCTGCGCGGCTACCGTCTCCTTCTTCGCCAGCAGCTTGGTGACCAGCGAGTCGCGCGTCTTGATGGAGTGCGCGAACTCCACGACAGGGAGCCCCTTGTCCTGCATCTCCCGGGCGACGCTCAGCACCTTCTCCGTCACGAGTTCCGCCAGCTCCGCCTCCGACACCGCCAGGCGGAAGAGCAGATCCCGCCCCTCGATGTGCTGGATGACGTGCATCACCTTCAGGACCACGCAAGCGATGCGGCGGTGCCGGGGAGAGCCTTTCATGCCGGAGGCGAAGAGGAACAGGTCGTGGATTTCCGCCGGCTGAGCCACCGCGTCCGCGACGCGGTAGTTGAACGTCTTGCGCAGGTATTCCACCGCCTCTGAGAGCACCCCACGGGCCCACGCCTCGTCGTAGGGGCGGGCGACGTCGAGCTGGCAGAGGCGCAAGAAGCCGTCCACCTCGTCCCGCGTCTGGAAGTGCATCCTCCGCCAGTCGATGACAGAGCCACCGCGAAGGATGAGCCGGATGCGCTCCAGTTCGCGCAGGCCCATCTCCCCCACCGTGCGGATGGGAATATCGGGCAGGACGGGGGTGAGCGAGGGGGGCTTCACGTATGGGCTTCCTAGCCGAGCCCACAGAACAGGGAAAGCCCTCCGAAAAAGCATGAGGGCCCTCACCCGCTGGGGAGAGGACCCTCGGTGCTACCGAGCAGCCAGTCGACTACTGGTTGGCAACCGGCCGGTTGTTCTCGTACCGAGCCTGGCTGATGACCCGGCCATCCTCGGCCAGCTCCTTCACCAGACCGTGCTTGCTGCCATCCTGGTACTCCTCGACGAGGCGGGGCTTGCCATTGGTGAAAAACATCACCCGCTGGCCATGCCAGTTGCCCTGCTTGAACTCCGCAGTGCTCCGCTTGTTGCCCGCCTCATCGTAGAACGTCCAGGTACCGACCTTGAGGCCGTCGACGAACTGCCCCTGGGCCGCCTTCTTGCCGTTGGGGTGGTACTCGACGTACGCGCCATGAGCGGTCTGAGTGCCCGCCCGAGCGTTCGCCTTGACGCACGAGAGCCCCTCGGCCTTGGTACCGGCCTGGGTCGTCCCCGCAGGGCAGCTCAGCTTCTCAGCGGTGTCACCCGCCATTGCGGCAGGAGATGCAAGGGCCAGCCCCAGGGCCAGCGTGCGAATCAGCTTGGTAGACAGCATGGACTCTCCTTTTGAAGACGCCGGGATGCCCCGCGCACCTCTCAAGACGCCCCGGCGTTGGCGAAATTCACCGCATATCTCCAGCCTCTTCAGGCAGCCATCCTGCTGCGCGCTGGAGCCGGGCACATGTCATACTCCACAACAGGCGAGCCCCGCCCATACAGCCAGGGGCGGGGCTCGGTCCTTCAGCTGCTTGGTCGCTTACGGGAAGGTGGTCTGCGAGCAGGCGAAGTTGCCGTTCTTGAAGTAGAAGCCAGCCGAGTTGGACGTGGTGCCGGCCGCGACGCAGAGGCTGACGATGATGTCCGCCCGGTCACGGTTGGTCCCCGTCACGGTGTAGTTGCCCGACGAGCTGCTGACAGTCGCATTCTGTGCGTTTCCAGCGGTCAGGACGTAGAAGAACGAGCTGAGCTCCGTGGAAGACTGCGGGAAGGGCGTGTTGGAGTACGCGGAGACCCGGATGCGCAGACGCTTGGGCGCGGAAGCAGCGCAGAAGGAATCGGTCTGGGCGGACACGAACTCCGTCTTGAAGATGATCGGCCCCGTCGTACCCAGCTCGGTCGTCTTGTTGGGGAAGTTGGTGTAGTTCTGGCAGGTCGGCGCCGGAGGAGCAGCGCAGGCGCCGCTGGTGCAGATCTGGCCGTACGTGCACGTGGAGCGCCCCTCGCCCGAGCAGGTGCCACCCGTGGTGTCATCCAGCTCGCACTGGCCGGAGCCCGTGTTGCAGACGCGGTCGGTGCCGCAATCGGAGTCGGACGTGCACTTGGTCACGCAGACCTCGTCCAGCGTGGAGCAGACCAGGTCGGTGGACTCGGAGTCCGTGCCGCCGTTGCAGAGCACGTCCGTCGTGCACTTGCAGACCTTCTTGTCCGCGTCGGCGCTCGTGCCACCCAGCGCCTCACAGTTCTTCGCGGTGTCAGGACAGTCGGAGCCCGACTCACACGTCGCGATGCAGACTCCGGCCTCCGGGTGACAGATCTCCGTGCCCGCGCAGTCCGTGCTGGAGCTACAGGTCGTGCCCGCGCCCTCGCCGTCATCACCACAGCCGGCCACGAAACCGCTCATCGCGCCCAGCGCCGTGAGCATCAGCATCATCTTGCGAAGCTGCATGTTGGGAATTCCTCCTGAGTAGGAACGTCGCGTGGGGCCTCCGGCCACAAACACCAGACCCCAACGTTCACTGAAGCGGGACGGGCTTTAGTCCCCCCGCTCCTGACGTGTCAACGAGTGTCGACGCGCCTCTGGACGTCTGCTCACGAGGGAAATTCACCGCACACGAAAGCAGACACTCCAAACGCCGGCAGGCGTGACACCTACGTCACGCCTGCCTGTCCCACACCGGTTCCCTACACCCGAAGTTTCAGAAGGTGAACGGGAAGTCGATGGGCTCGCCCTGCTTCTTGTGCCGGGGGAACGTCCACCCCTTGATGAGCCCGGTGATGCAGGTCGCCATGTAGGTCGACTTGAACTCGTCCGTCTTGCACGACACGGCCGTGGTCTTCCCGCTCGTCTGGATGGACCAGCGCATCACCAGCTTGCCGCTCAGCGCCGGGTCCTTCTTCTTCTGCTCGTTCACGCACTTGATGATGGCCGGCTTGTTGGCCAGCACCACCGCCATCACGTCGGACGTCTGCAGGCGCTCGGGCATCGCACTGCCCGGCTCCGGCGGAACGTACGCCGTGGGCCGCGCCTCCGGCTGCTTCGCCTCCGGCTTCGACTTCTTCGTGCCGAACAGCTCGTCGAAGTCGTCGCTCTCCCCCTCGTTCGAGGACGGCCGCTCCGCGCGCGCGGGCGCACGCTCCTCGGGCTCCTCGCGACGCGGGGCAGCCGACGACGTGCCCGGACGACGCGTCCCCGTCCCCGGACGCTCCACCTTCGCCACCACCGTCTCC is from Pyxidicoccus xibeiensis and encodes:
- a CDS encoding toxin-antitoxin system YwqK family antitoxin, producing MLSTKLIRTLALGLALASPAAMAGDTAEKLSCPAGTTQAGTKAEGLSCVKANARAGTQTAHGAYVEYHPNGKKAAQGQFVDGLKVGTWTFYDEAGNKRSTAEFKQGNWHGQRVMFFTNGKPRLVEEYQDGSKHGLVKELAEDGRVISQARYENNRPVANQ
- a CDS encoding TIGR04552 family protein yields the protein MKPPSLTPVLPDIPIRTVGEMGLRELERIRLILRGGSVIDWRRMHFQTRDEVDGFLRLCQLDVARPYDEAWARGVLSEAVEYLRKTFNYRVADAVAQPAEIHDLFLFASGMKGSPRHRRIACVVLKVMHVIQHIEGRDLLFRLAVSEAELAELVTEKVLSVAREMQDKGLPVVEFAHSIKTRDSLVTKLLAKKETVAAQVYDRTRFRVVTRTREDLLPVLYYLTQRLFPFHLVVPGQTENTLLPFKAVLAENPHFEAHTSQLHLDRDYEDREDRNGNAFSGNTYRALNFVVDIPVRMDAYLPPPEQDTRPRKGRIVISLVEFQIVDEETARLNELGENAHEAYKRRQKQRVLKRLSQGLVVPKRQG
- the ffh gene encoding signal recognition particle protein → MLETVTKGFRAAKNRLAGKSELTPELVDESLRDIRVSLLEADVAFDVVKKFVARVREKAVGELVQTTVTDKAGQKRKVSPMDHFIKVCHDELESLMGPVDTSLQLKPKGQLSGIMMVGLQGSGKTTTTGKLANRLLQQGRKPLLVAADIYRPAAVDQLKVLGERLKVPVYHEPGIQPPELARRGYAAARELKCDVVLIDTAGRLAIDETLMTELEAIKATVQPDNILLVCDAMIGQDAVRTAAEFDRRLTLDGFILTKLDGDARGGAALSIKEVTGKPIKFLGMGESMDKLEEFRPDGLAGRILGFGDIVGLMKDFEKVVDEKKAEEDAKKLLSGQFSMKDFVEQIRMVRKMGPLKDLLEKFPLFGDLTEHLNPDEKELTKIEAMYDSMTQKERLRPDIINNSRIGRIAKGSGRKVEEVRELLQKFGMMQQVMGTIGQNPGLLGRIPGFKQLGQLSQMKNMDLSSMFGGDPKMMEKMMGGGMPGMGMPMQMPQVAPGYTPPMGQAAMAKARLMGYAPPSAAGKPEDRDAIKERRKREKENKKKNRKKR
- a CDS encoding Ig-like domain-containing protein, which translates into the protein MPRPPLILPLLLLLGSLAACVDIPEVVTPPETPDSGTEPLPDAGGRPDAGPLPDAGPVDTVRPVLLNTSPMGGATEVPTGTPLVLTFSEAMDTASIEVTLQPAVTLRAPTWNQQGSVLTLQHEAELAENTPYTMTVDGEDKAGNPLTGARTFSFTTTGPAPDTTPPTVLATSPVQSSIGNARNALLEVVFSEPMNKSAAEAAFSITSPAGFNSGSFSWNSAATVMTYSVPASFSHGAQVTWQVSTGARDEADNALAETMTRGFRVVRQGSLTVNFDPATSGSVAAPNYFRQTIVYNFEMLGDSEGTNAAYRLFLGFKLDGLPEDLTQISHASLSWWVSHRQGTPFENLGQLWLEPVDVGEQLELSIDEPNPQLVADYHAVPLVAGTEVLQTALGSPGIFNVTSSVVNDWVNRSARGKRTQYRLRFGQGTDNDGVRDVLISDAEFHPKLAELQVSYEYP